A window of Symphalangus syndactylus isolate Jambi chromosome X, NHGRI_mSymSyn1-v2.1_pri, whole genome shotgun sequence genomic DNA:
AGCCATGTGATTTGGCATAAAAAAGATATaccctaaaatacaaaaaagttaagaGTGAGTCAGTGATGAAGTCAAGGACCAAGACAGATTTCTTCTCTAAAATCCCACCCCAGGTAGAAAGTGTTATTTCCTCTAAAAATGTTTTCCacattatttccaaaataattgCAAGGATACCATAAAAATTCCCCATTGCCTACAAGAAGATAGGCAGTGAATACTTTGAAGTTATTGGGTAACACTTAAGGAAATTTTtagcaaatatgtttttaaagttaaaagacaaactaCAAAACATGTTTCAAAactaatttctgaaaaaaaacccaaaatattttaaataaatcttcaAACCTAAATGGTTGCAGGTGAAAAGATTAATTTCCAGTGTCAACTAAGATTTATACATGTTCTTTCCTCTTCTAGTATCACATATGGGTAAGTTTATGAATGGATAAGCACAATAGCCTGACCCGGAAATAAATCAGGGCAAAGTTTACCAAAAAAGGGGGGAAAACAGGACAGGATTCTGTATTATTtaagagtaaatatttatttgtttattgacttAAAACTTTAAACTCTAGGTCTCCAGAAGCATTCAACCAGTACATATTTACTTATTGCCTTTTATTTGCTAAGTATTAGTGGAGAAATGAGGCAATATACACATGACAATTGTATTCTCTGTTCTCAAGACATTTACAACTGACTTggagacacatgcatgcacacaaatACATCTTACTGCTATATAACAACAATTATATTAGCCTTTATAACGATGGTTAAAAACAAAAGCTTACTTTTTGGTATTTCTTAAATGACTTTTAGTACAATTTATTATATTAACTTGTTCGGATCTGTGACTGAATAGCAATGTTATGTGTGTACACCAAGACAGCATCTGAGTGCCCAAACATCTAAGGGAAAACAGACATAACAAATTACTAATCCTAGTTCAGCAAAACCTGGCCAGTTTTAGAAATGGCAAATATTCCTTCTCACTTCCAATAGTCTCACCTATGGAGAAGTACAACCTGTTTTCATAGCAGTCCACAATTTATATTTATCTGTGCCCCAATGTACTTTTCTTCAACCTCAtcctatttattttaaatctcacCTATCTTGAAACAAACTTCCTGTGTTCTTGATATTGCATACTATTACATTGAGAGTTATAACACCACTACTTTTTAACAACACATTATATTTTAGGAAAGAATCTTTGAacttcataaaataaaatcttattaagaatctttttttcagaatgtgctatttttggtctttgtttttttttattgtgaattaCCTCTTAAGCAGAATTGGAAAATGttaaatatcctcaaatataacattttataataaaaacaggaACAGCAAAAATATCTAGTCTAAACCCTGGATCAGTATACATTCTGCCCAGCCTGCCATACATTCCACATTTACATTTCCTGCTTTTCATGATGGCTCCAACGCCCTGTGCAAGTTTTTCAAACAGtatacattcaaatatattcACAAGTCTTGATAGTACTAAGGCAACAAGtgaaaaaatacacattcttttatcTATTTAAGGACAGGTGATAACAACttaaataagttttgaaataaaaaaaaatggttgtttCAACTTTCAGGTTAACTCTGAAAATGCAAAGAAGCAGAACCCCTGCACTCCTAAAGTGTTCCGACCAGTTAGGAGTTTGATACAAGCAAAAGATTCTGTGATAACTTCTTTTGAAAGAGAATAAACTTCAAAAAAGCACTTTAGCACCAACAACGTAAAAACTATATACACTAAGATCACAATTTGTAAATTAAGTGTTTCCAAACATAGGTAATCTAGAACTTGGAATGTATTTTTCCAATTGAACAATGCTACAAAACTATGGTAAGCTCTCCAGAAAAGATGTAGGAACACCTTGCTTACTAGAAAATTTTCTCTTCGTATACCATCTATCTGCaatgaaaaataactgaaaacaatGCTGTTGTAATATTGGTAAAGaggaaaaacaaggaaaacaaatatACATAACTAAAAGACCATGACTGCATCTCCTTAAAGAAACAGAATGTATGAATCACTCGAAGAGAGAATGCAACTAAAGATTAACCAAATTTCTTTGTATGAAAATTCCAAAAGATGGTGTTGGAAAGGAGTCAAAAAGTCTTAAAGCCAAGTTTTCATTGACCAAAGGACCACTCACTCTCTCTGCTTGTAGGAGTACAAATTAAGCTGGGCTGGTTCCACCTGGAAAACAAAAGACGCACAgagttaaaagcaaaaaaatgcaGCATGAAGAAGGACAGTCGGGCGGAACTGAAAGGTAAATCTGTGTACCTGGAGTACAGGGCGGTCATCCTTAGCTCCAGAGGCCTGCATAGTTCCCATGGAGGCCTGCAGGGAGAGGCCCCCCAGCCACAAACAGCTTCATCTCAGGCCAGTTGTAGCAGTGGGTGTAGAGCGCATTGGGAAACACTTCCATGCCACCAAAGTAATTCACCCAGAAATCATTGTGGTTGAGCCAGCCTCTGCCACAGGCAAGCCTGAGCTTCCTCCTTGCAGGTCCCGAAGAGGACTCCAGGGTGGCGGAGGCTCTTTCCTCCAGGAATTTCTGGGCCCGGATGTCATAGAAGAGCAGGGAGCCCTGACCGGTGCCCACAGTGATGATGTGGCGGTAGAAGCTCAGTGACCGCACGCCCGTGCCACCCTCTCGAGAACACAGGGGGCGGATGTTCTGCTGGTCCTGGCGCAGATCCAGGAAAGAGACGTGGGAATGGGAGCCCACGGCGTACACAGACATATCATCACAGTAGGTCAGGCACACATTATCCCGGAAGTAGGGCAGCCTGATGGACAGCAGCCTGGATAGTGTGCTCCGGACTTTCCACAGGTGGAAGTAGCCGTCCAAGGACACTGCTCCCAGTTCCTGGTTCTTGCCACCGCAGGCCAGGGCCCGCACCTTGCGGTTACTGGGGTTGATGATGGCCCTGGGGATGGCCTCCACATCCCTCGGACGGATGTGGGCATATACGGGGAGACCCACCTCGCTGTGCCAGGCAACAGTGTCATCGAATTTGTCCGGGTCCATCCGCCACAGCGCCACAGTGCCGTCGCGGGAGCCGCTCACGGCTACGGTGTCACTCAGCCAGGCGACGGCGAAGATCCAGTCCTTGTGGCCATGGAGGTCGCCCAGGCACAGGGGATCCAGGGTGGGCAGCTGGTAGACGGCCAGGCTGTTGGGGTTTTCGCCGCCGGTGGCCAGAAGCGTCTTGGAGGGATTCAGCTCGATGGCATGGATGCCGCAGCCCTGTTGGTCCTGGGCCAGCCTGGCCTCCCTGTCCCGCAAGAGGGGAATGCGCGCGATGTGGCCTGACTGCACGTCCACCACGAAAAGCGTGTTACACTTGGTGCCGCACACCACCTGCCTGGAGTTCAGCCACTGTGACGCGAACACCTTGTTGAGGGTGCCCAGGTCCAGCTGGCGCTCCGTCAGCAGCTCGGGCAGCCTCTGTACCGCGTAGCCCCGCAGCTCGTCATTGAAGTCCTGGAGCCTGGCGGGGCCCCACCCGCCTACCTCCCGAAGCTTCAGATAGTGCACCATTGAGCGACACGTCGCCGGCCGCCTTTGCCTCTTGGGTAGCAGCGGCCCCTCACCGTCAGCTGCCGCCAAGCCCTGCGACGGCGAGCTCTCGGCGCCCGCCTCGACCGCGGGCGCTTTCCGTTTCCTGCTACCTGTTTGCTGCTGGGCCATGGTGGGCGGCGGGCGAGTGGCGGCGGCAAGGCGTTGGTGGCGGTTGCGGCGCGTGGCTCGGGAGTTGGTAGTGGCGGCGGCGTGGATGGCTGCGCTGGGACCGAGCCTTCGGATTCTGAGGCGCGGCAGTGGCGGACCGGGTGAGGGACGCGCGGGAGATGGCGGCGGTGGCGGTGCAGCCCTGGGCAAAGGCGGGAAGTGCGTCTGGCCAGGCAGTGAGAGCAAAGTCAGTGTGGGGCGAGATCGACGCGGGGGGCCGAGTGAGAGGGGCGGAGGCAGTGGGAGGAGCAGGCGATCGGGCAGGCGGGTGTGAGCGCGTGGGGTGCCTGAGGAGTAGCTGAGGCCGGGCGGGGTGAAGGCTGGGAGGGACAGGGCGGGGAGGGGGTAGCGGAGCTGCAAGGGCAGAGTCTAGGAGAGCCCGCAAGCCAGGATCCCAAGTATCAGACACGTGGCATTTCGCTACCCTCAGGACAGCAGCTAACTACCCTTCTTAAAATCCCTACTTTAATAAAATCTGAAACCTACGATATAGTCAAGCACGGGGCTAGAAGGAGCCCAGGCCACGCTCTTTCTGGAGAAACCAGTGTGCACTTGGTGTAATCCTGGGACACCCTTCGCTAAGATTAGACATTAAACTTGGCAAGGGATGGGGGATTCGGCAGCTGCAGGGAGACCTTTACCCATATGTCAGACCTGCAACCCCTCAAATTTCAGCCCCTCAGTTGATGTCTTAAACAGtttcaaacaaatatttttttccctcctcaaATTGAGGTCTCTGAGCTACTGCACCACAGTCCCTTGAGGAGTACAATCCAAATGCAAATCCCTGGGACCCACATTTGGCCCATGGTGATATCAGCGAACACTTGGTTTGGTGCAGCCTTGAGAAAATGGTAGGCTGTACTAATGGGGGAGGAATCCTGAAGGGCTTTTTGGAGGTGTTTGCTTCCTTTGAGCCTCAGAGCCCTAATGAGAGGGAGTGGAAGGATCCAGGGAGGGGGACCTCTTCCCCACTCCTGAGAGGCAAAGTTAATATCCCCGTTGTCAGTCCCAGAGGCGCCCAAGCAGAGTCCCTGGGACCTTGGGGCAGGGTCTAGAGGCAGAGGATTTTCACGTGCAGAGAACATAACGTTCCAGAACAAGGCAACAACATGGACACAATGATGCAAGTTTAGAGGTTCTGTGCATGAATAACTTGCCAGGGTTCATAAAGTTCTTATCCAGTTCTGCTACTTCAGAGCAGCCAGTCAGGTGGCAGGCCCAAACGGGGCATAGTCAGTTACCCAGTGATTTCAGTTACACAGTGATACATTGGGGAGACAGGGCAGTGAGAACAAAGTCAGTGTGTGGACAGATCCATGCGGAAGGCCGAgcgggaggggctgaggcagtaggacGAGCAGGCGAGTCGGCAGGCGGGCCTGAGGGCGTGGGGTGCTGACACCTGCGGTGATTAATTTACTTCCCGATCAGGGAAAACCATAAGAGTTATTTTGTTGCTGCTTCTCCCCAaccccctttttatttttctggttttctgttcccttcccccatcccttttTGCAACTTCTCCTCAAGTGCACAAATTCCAAGTAAAAGCCATAGGTCCTtctcaccactgcaatccagcagcTGCCTTCCAGTGCACCCCAACACTCTCTTGCACCTCAATTTTGATTCCTCCCCAAATCATTCATCCTATAGCAATAGAAAGGCTGCATCTGCTGGTGGTAGTGAACATGAAATCAGGGACAGGTACATAGAGGAAGCTGCATTTTGTTTCCACAAATGGACACAAATGGGATGAATGGACATTTTAGAAAGAGGCAACCACATGTGAAAAGGCACAGATAGTGTAAAGGATTGTTTCATGAATTTTAGTGTACATTAACATCTCAGGAGCAGCTTAATAGATGTGCATATCCTTTGATTCTATCCCTAAAGATTTGATGCAATGATCAGCGGACAAttatttgagaaacactggtctaCGCTCCTCTCACTCAGGTGGGGACAGGATGTGTTGCAGGTAGGAGGAGATAAATATCTTCATGTACTTCAGGGTTACCCTGAAAATGGGCGTTAACCAGGTGAATATTGTGCAAGAATTGGGAATTAAAAAGGTTATGATGATGTAGATGTCAGAGCAAAGAGTGGCCCAGGGAGGAAAATTGTACCTATTATGCATGTAGAACTTACTATTCTTTACTATTGCCTTACACCTTTACTATATTGTTATATTAACAGGCATTGCTgcaagtgaggcaggagaatagggtctggaggcagggaacctaaggccctTTCACGCTGACTTCCCGGAATCAAACTGAAAAGAAACCCTAACTTTCCACGCCTAAATAACAAagaccagaggctactccctttaCATACCCCCACTTTTTCTGCGTCCTCAGATGGGaaattgaaagtacctctgattggttgcttctTGCAACCAGTCAGATGTTTGCATAGGAGTGTAACtatgtaacttcacttcagcctctgattggttacTTTCTGCAACTAATCAGAGTGATTGTGGGTCATCTCTTCATTTACATGAGGTGAGTGCCAAGTAGCCATTGGGAAATCTCCAGAGCATATTTGGACATGAGGAGATTCTGTATCTGGGGTCCTTGAGTCGCTGCTGGGGCCCACTCCCACACTGTAGAGTGTACTTTCATCTTCAATAAATCCCTGCTTTTGTTCTttcattgcttcattctttccttgctttgctaTGTGTTTCATCCAATTATTTGTTCAGAATGCCAACAGCCTGGACAAGTTGCAGTCAAGACCCTCTACCGGTAACACAAGAACaaatattgtctcatttaatccaaCCTTATAATAGTGGCAACCACTAACATTATTAGCCCAATATGAGGGCattgaggcttggagaggttatGATTTTGTCCAAAGTAAATGAATTATTAAGTCATCCCAAGTAGCTTGATTCCATATTCCATGTTCTTATTCACTTTCCAGAGATTGGAGAAATTCCAGGGATTGAGTAAAAGATTCTGCTAGTGATTGATAAGCCTCACTTCCTTGCAGCACAGATGATGGGATAAGACTATGGAACATCTGTTGAAGTTGGGTACCAGGAGTAAAAACACTAAGCCAGCTGTCAGGGGTTTGCAGATTCATTTTGTGATTAGTGTCAAGTCCTGCTGAAAAGAACTGCTCCATAGGAGCAGGAAGGACCAGTGTAGGTCATCTTGATGTCATCTTGCAGCAGATGAACAGTAAGGGTATCCATAACAAACAAGAAGAACTAAGGACCAcaatcaatttatttttcctgGGACCAAGTAAGCATCACAAGTCTGATAGGATCCCATAGAGAAAGGAAGGAACTTTTGAAATTTTACTGATATTGGCCTTTCTACCAGCCAAGTGTGTGTAGCTTGAACTCAAATGCAATTCGACTTAGGAAAGTAAAGAAATGTGCTATATATTCCTCTTATTTTTCATGAAACAAGATAGTATCCATTACCCAAGGCTTACAAAAGGAGAGGGCTTTCTATGCTCTGGGGGATGAGATACCACAGATAGTAGAGTGGCAACCCCTTAGAAACTTAACACCGTCCCCAAGTCATAATGCAGTGCTCTTCTGTTTGTAGCGGTGGAGGGTGGATATTATAAATGTCTAAAACATGGAgatagaagaaaagagatttccAGTTCTGGCCAAGATAGAGTAAACCCATTCTTTCAAGGTCCTCCCTcttcaaactaaaaaaaattctggacATAGCACAACTTTAAGAAGTCTCTGAAAGGTGAAAGTAAGCTGGATGAACAAAGGACCACAGAATTTGAGGAAATTCGGGGTAGTGAGTTCCCTGGGTGTCTTTATTGTGTCCCATGTATATTGGCCAGAAAGTTGCAGGAGCCTCTAACCCAGAACCATGAATAGGCACAGATAATAAAAGCTCCAACAAAAGCCTGTTGTCCATAGGCAAAGGATCTGGAAAACTGAGGCCTAATTacagaaaggcttttttttttttttttttttttttttttttgcgaataCCCATCCTACTGCAGCTAAACATCAACAGAAAAACTACCCTACCTCACTCTACCACAGACTGTTTCAGTGTGTGGCCAAGTGGGGAGCTGATCTTCCATTCTCTCCACGGCAGAAGTAGGTGTTATACTCCTTGCAGGGGTAGTGTCAATGTGGTCCAGTAGTAAACTCAGCCTCCACTCACACCTAGTCAGCAAGGAGAAGGTTTGAGAAGTGGCTCATCACCACTATGCTTCACACCACTCCTCTTCGCCAGTTTCAGTAAGGCTCAGTGACAAGCTGAGCTTCCACTCACATTTAGTATCAATGAGTCTGAATAAAGCAGTGAGATTCAGAGCTAGTCAGTTCTCCACTATCCCTGACTCCTGGTGTCAGCGGGAACTGAACCTCTACACACACTCAGCAGGAAAAAAGACTGAATAAGGAGGTGGGAAGCAGGGCTAAGTCTTGCTccgaataaataatgaaatacataCACCTACAGATTCAAGAAACTAAGTGAACACATATAGTATAAGCCCAAATAAATCcacaccaagacacattataattaaatctctgaaaaagaatcataaaataaaacagagaaatggCACATTAACTACAGGGCAAAACCAGATCAAATGACGCCAGATTTCTTATCTGAAACCACAAGGCCAGAAGGAAGTGCTGAAATAAAACATGCCAAACACACATTCCACATGTAGCAAAATTATTCAGGAATagggtgaaataaagacattctcagatgaaggaaaaaatttgttgctaaaaaaaaaacaacactacCCTTGAAAAATGGCTAAAGGAAGTTGTCTAAGCAGAAAGGTATTCATAAGAGAAAACttggaattttaaaaggaaaagaagaatatCGAATGGGTAAAAACATAATTAAACATAATAGGCTTTTTTACTTCTCATGAGTTTCTTAAATCATATTTGATGATTGAAGGAAAATTTATGACACTATCTGATATAGCACTCAATGTATGTAGAaggaatatttaagaaaatgatattttaaagtatagGAAATAAAAGGACTTTATAGAAAGTAAGGTCTATACACCTCATTCAAAGTGCTAAAACACTGATAACAGTTTtacatgttatcacatgtaaacACAGATAACAAATTACATGTGTACATATTGATACCTAGAGCAATTGCAAAAATACAAACTGAGGTACTCAAAAATGCTGTAAAAATGAAGATAGAACCCAAGAAAAAGGGGGATTTCAAATAACCCACAGGAAggtgagaaagaagaaatagagaaaaaagaaagagaaaacagaaaacaaattagtGGCGGACTTAAGCCCAAACATATCAAAACTTACCATAAGTATAAATTGTCTAAGTATACTAATCAAAAGACAGAAATTGGCAGAGtagatttaaaaagcaaacataatCCAAAGATATGCTGTCAATAAGTAACCTCCAAAAATGTGACATTGATAGgctaaaagtaaaaggatagaaaaacatATGATGCATGTATTAAtcacagaaagcaggaaaggctATAGAAATATCAGATAAAATGGACTTCAAAGTGAAGAAAATTACTAGAGTCAAAGAGGTTCATTACGTAATTTTAGAAGGATCAATCTATaaggaagacataacaatcctaaatgtttATGTTCCAAACTAAAGAGACttctgaataaaatgaaataaaaatgagtagaactaaaaggagaaatagacaaatcaagATCCTACTCTCAGTAACTGATAGAACTACTAACCAGAAAATAAGCATGCATATAGAACTTAATAATCCAATCAGCTGGATCTAGTTGACATATATAATACACTCTACTCAACAATAGCAGAACACACATTGTTTTTTCAAACACGCATGGAACATTCAcaaagatagaccatattctAAGCCTTAAAACAACCTTAACAAATTTTATGTATTGAAACCACAGTGTATGTTCTTTGCTCATAatgaaatcaaatagaaaaacaataaatctCTAAGGACTAAACAACatgcttctaaataatccatgggtcaaagagGAAAGTCGCaatggaaatgaaataatgtatagaaTTCAGTGAAAGTAAAAgtacaacatatgaaaatatataccaCACAGTGCTGAATGGGAAATTTGTAAcattaaatgcttacattagaaaCAAAGGTCTCACGAAATATAAGTTCTCATTTCAAGAAACTAAAGCAGATAAGAGCAAAATACATCCAAGACAAACAgggagagaaaattaataaagatataaGCAGAAATGAatttaattgaaaacaaaaaacaatggggATAATCAATGAACCTAAgagttgattcttcaaaaaaacaATATTAATAGCCACCTAGTAAGACTgacagaatggaagaaagaaaacccaaattACTGGCATCAGGAATGAAATAGAAGACCTCACTGTAGGCCCTGCAGACATGAAGGGATCATAAGGGAATATTATGAGCAACTTTTACCTACATTAATGcaagttagaaaaaaatggaccaattcctcaaAACGTACAAACTACTACAACTTATTCAATTTTAAGTAGAAAATGTAGATAGCACTAttactattaaagaaattgaattaataCTTTAAAGTCTCCCAATAAAAAGTCACCTCCATACACAAATACTTTCACTGGAGAAATCTACCAAACTTTTAGAGAAGACTTAACACCAAATGTACACAACCTCtcccagaaaaatataaaaggagaTGTCTTAGtgtgctcaggctgccataacaaaataacatagacAGGGTGGCCTAAACAACataattttctcacatttctggaggctagaaggtGCCAGAAAGGTAGGTTTAATTCTGAGGTCCCTTTTCTTGGCTTGTACATAGCTGCCTTCTCACAGTGTGCTCACATGACCTTTTTTGTTTGaggcatgagagagagagagagagagagagagagagagagagagagagaggcatctcttcctcttcttatacaGCCACCAATACTATCATATTAGGAgtccatcctaatgacctcatttaactttgTTTACTTTCTTAAGGGTTccttctccaaatacagtcacattgggtaTTAGGGCTTTAACAAAATGAATTGTGgagagacacaattcagtccatagcaggaGGGAATATTTTCCAATGAATTTTATGTAGCTAgtaattctcaacaaaatattagtaaattgaATCCAGCAAGCTATAAAAGGAATTACACAGCATGACCAATTTGGATTTATTCCATgtatgcaagtctggttcaacattaGAAAATCAAACAGTGTAAACTACCATCTCaacaatattttgtaaataatatgATCATATCAACCGACACAGGaatagcatttgacaaaatccaacccCCATTTGTAATTTAGAACTTTCAGCAAACTGGGAACAAAGGAGAACGTCATCAACTTTGTAAAGAACTTGTACAAAAATTTACATCAAATATCATATTTAAAGGtgagaaattatatttcttatgtctaagatcagaaacaaggcaaggtTTTTTGCTCTCACCACTTTCACCCAACTGTAACTAGAATTTTTACCCAGTATAATATggcaagcaaaagaaataaaagccgtACGGATAGGAAAGAAAGACACGAAACTGTCTCTACTTGCAGATGTAATGATTGCCTAGGTAGAAAATCCcaagaaatctgaaaaagaaaaacaaaacttttagaactaataagtgagttcaaCAAGTTCATAGGATGCCAAGTGAATGTGCAGAAATCGGCTTCATTTCTATATATCGACAATGAACAAATAGAGAatgacattaaaaacaaaataccatttaaatcacataaataaaatgaaatacttacaTGTAAATTTACCAAAATATGTACAGGATCTGTATGGCgaaaagtacaaaataataatgaatgaaatcaaTTAAGACCTAAATACATGCCATGTTTATGCATTGGAAGATACAACATATTAAATATGTCAACATTCCTGACTAATTTATAGTTTTAGAGCAATTCCTACTAAAATCTCAGTAGGGTATTTTTGGATCTtgttctaaaattgatatggaaaGGCACAGGCCCTAGAACAGCTAAAGCAATCTTGAATAAGGTGAAAAAATCACTCTATGCCACATTAAGTCCTACTACATAGccacaataatcaagacagtgtgatattaGCAGAGTGATAGATACAtccaaaaattgaataaataaccCAGAAGTAGACACACAATAATGTACCtagctgatttttgacaaaggtacaaagGCAATTTCAATAAACAGCTGGAGAAACTGAACATTtataggcaaaaaaataaaaataaaatgaaccttGACCCAAACCTCACTTcttaaacaaattcagtaaagttgcaggatacaagatcgaCTTACACAAATTAggagcatttctatatgccaacagtggaCAATTCAGGGTAATTTTTATATATCAGTTCTAATAGATTTTTGTTGGAGTCCAAATATAAGATCGTATCATCTGCAacaaatttgacttcctcctttctgatttggatgccctttatttctttctcttgtctgattctTCTAGCTAGGAATACATTGcacacagatttaaaacataaaatcataaatctctttttaaaaaagcacagatTAAAATCTTTGAGATACAGGCAATCTTTGGGCTAGGCAAAGAGTCCATAGACTTAGAAACAAAAGATTCATCCTTAAAAGGAAACACTGATAgattgaacttcattaaaattataagCTTTTACTCTGTGAAAAACCCCGTTAAGGAGACTAAAGCACAAGCTATGGCCTGGGAGAAAATGTATGAAAACTGCGTACTGAACAAAGGACTCATGTCTTGAATATATAAGTACTCTTAAAACTCTCAAAAcatcacgtctgtaatcccagcactttgggaggatgaagcgggcagatcgcctgaggtcaggagttcgagaccagcctggccaacatggtgaaaccccgtctctactaaatacaacattagctaggcgtagtggtgggcgcctgtaatcccagttactcgggaggttgaggcaggaaaattgcttgagcccgggaggcagaggttgcagtgagccaaggttgagccactgcactccagcccaggcaaca
This region includes:
- the LOC129475936 gene encoding DDB1- and CUL4-associated factor 12-like protein 1 is translated as MAQQQTGSRKRKAPAVEAGAESSPSQGLAAADGEGPLLPKRQRRPATCRSMVHYLKLREVGGWGPARLQDFNDELRGYAVQRLPELLTERQLDLGTLNKVFASQWLNSRQVVCGTKCNTLFVVDVQSGHIARIPLLRDREARLAQDQQGCGIHAIELNPSKTLLATGGENPNSLAVYQLPTLDPLCLGDLHGHKDWIFAVAWLSDTVAVSGSRDGTVALWRMDPDKFDDTVAWHSEVGLPVYAHIRPRDVEAIPRAIINPSNRKVRALACGGKNQELGAVSLDGYFHLWKVRSTLSRLLSIRLPYFRDNVCLTYCDDMSVYAVGSHSHVSFLDLRQDQQNIRPLCSREGGTGVRSLSFYRHIITVGTGQGSLLFYDIRAQKFLEERASATLESSSGPARRKLRLACGRGWLNHNDFWVNYFGGMEVFPNALYTHCYNWPEMKLFVAGGPLPAGLHGNYAGLWS